Proteins encoded in a region of the Peptococcus niger genome:
- a CDS encoding barstar family protein produces MIILDGNEMLNRQELHRYLKKQFHLSEFYGENLDALWDELSARDQLTIVFLHADEAVDALGPYGNALLSLFRELVQENPTVNLMYELPSSIDPARKTC; encoded by the coding sequence ATGATTATTTTGGACGGCAATGAGATGCTCAATCGACAGGAATTACACCGCTATTTGAAAAAACAATTTCACCTATCTGAGTTTTATGGAGAGAATTTGGACGCTTTATGGGATGAATTGAGTGCTCGCGACCAGTTAACCATCGTATTTCTGCATGCGGATGAAGCGGTTGACGCCTTGGGCCCTTACGGGAATGCCTTACTATCGCTTTTCCGCGAGCTGGTCCAAGAAAACCCGACAGTGAATCTGATGTACGAGCTGCCCTCATCAATTGACCCTGCGCGGAAAACTTGTTAG
- a CDS encoding ribonuclease domain-containing protein: protein MIKYAGRLTGVLCLVLAFLLSACAPQANAPTDTSTAAIASSTTGTVAEDGLYSDAPSVAAYLRAYHKLPANYMTKQAARAQGWQAEAGNLRDLAPMATIGGDRFYNREGILPKDSYWECDVNYEGGPRNAERLVYNREGRIYYTKDHYRHFTDISEEGPA, encoded by the coding sequence ATGATCAAATACGCTGGCCGATTGACAGGGGTCTTGTGCCTGGTTCTGGCCTTTCTTTTAAGCGCCTGCGCGCCGCAAGCAAATGCACCGACGGATACCAGTACGGCGGCTATAGCATCCAGCACCACCGGAACGGTTGCAGAAGACGGCCTTTATTCGGATGCCCCTTCGGTAGCTGCCTATCTGCGCGCCTATCACAAGTTGCCGGCAAATTATATGACGAAACAGGCAGCACGTGCCCAAGGCTGGCAGGCTGAAGCAGGTAATTTGCGCGACCTTGCCCCGATGGCCACCATTGGTGGTGACCGTTTTTATAATCGAGAAGGAATTTTGCCCAAGGACAGCTATTGGGAGTGCGACGTAAATTATGAGGGTGGACCGCGCAATGCAGAGCGGCTGGTCTACAATCGTGAGGGAAGGATTTACTACACAAAGGATCATTACCGACATTTTACAGACATTAGTGAGGAGGGGCCTGCATGA
- a CDS encoding ATP-binding protein, with amino-acid sequence MADINNKRLKKQWARDARVARIHAAHPDLAALDQAQNALVARLLREAVTAPGLTTELDERYKALAAQKEDLLDRYGIDPQAYTPDWDCPLCEDRGFRKNGEPCVCRADERRIRRLGEAGLPENYATMRFENFDVNLYTPESEAADKVKRLEDFAHKLAQGKPLGNVVLRADVGRGKTHLAVATASAALAEGLSVRYVRADQFMENLRSDLYDKDGAGREMWRAKHCDLLIIDDLGRESISEFVIAQLTDLIEDRNNSCRSWMINTNLKGNEIADRYGARLSDRIFEKATFFFLESKGSIRRLKAVNEVELI; translated from the coding sequence ATGGCAGATATCAATAATAAGCGCTTAAAAAAGCAGTGGGCGCGCGATGCCCGTGTGGCCCGAATTCATGCAGCTCATCCGGATTTGGCCGCCCTTGACCAGGCACAGAATGCGCTGGTCGCTCGCTTGCTGCGTGAAGCGGTGACGGCGCCGGGATTGACGACCGAATTGGATGAGCGCTACAAGGCCTTAGCGGCGCAAAAAGAAGACTTGCTTGACCGCTATGGCATTGATCCGCAGGCCTATACGCCAGACTGGGACTGCCCCCTTTGTGAAGATCGCGGCTTTAGGAAAAATGGTGAGCCTTGCGTCTGCCGGGCAGATGAAAGACGGATTCGCCGTTTAGGGGAGGCCGGCTTGCCGGAAAATTACGCTACGATGCGTTTTGAGAATTTTGACGTCAACTTGTATACACCGGAAAGCGAGGCTGCCGACAAGGTTAAGCGGCTGGAAGACTTCGCTCATAAATTGGCCCAGGGCAAGCCTTTGGGCAATGTGGTCCTGCGGGCAGATGTGGGGCGCGGCAAGACCCACTTGGCGGTGGCAACGGCCTCTGCGGCCTTGGCTGAAGGGCTAAGCGTCCGCTATGTGCGGGCCGATCAATTCATGGAAAATTTGCGGAGCGACTTATACGATAAGGATGGTGCCGGCCGGGAAATGTGGCGGGCAAAACACTGTGATCTTCTCATCATTGATGACTTGGGGCGAGAATCAATCAGCGAGTTTGTCATCGCTCAATTAACAGATTTGATCGAAGACCGCAACAACAGTTGCCGCAGCTGGATGATCAACACCAACTTAAAAGGCAATGAAATTGCCGATAGGTATGGCGCGCGCCTAAGTGATCGAATATTTGAAAAAGCGACCTTTTTCTTTTTGGAAAGCAAGGGCAGTATTCGCCGGCTAAAAGCAGTCAATGAGGTTGAACTGATATGA
- a CDS encoding DnaD domain-containing protein, giving the protein MSWLLQGGAVAVPRRLLAYLDGMDLTLEEWGALTYLLYIEGCVKPGDARAERAVHLLEERGFVLQGENGLSFEPMLQLAQGDATAERPKRMPLPAVYARLVKRYEQASGRFLSERDKRDLLQVLQKYGWPEELVYQAFLAYADNYRRKYYTFSAFCHMAGQAGVETVADFQTFCEQLDYGVKKVREVLQRIGKYNQPTEAQKNYYMKWQQDWSFSHEMILLAADETINADNPSIGYIDRVLESWHKDNLKTPQAVYQRRQERDAASKERIRGNRKQIGNRDFQAHTPEDYDSLEE; this is encoded by the coding sequence TTGAGCTGGTTACTTCAAGGGGGCGCCGTTGCCGTTCCGCGCCGCTTGCTGGCGTATTTGGACGGTATGGATTTAACCTTAGAAGAATGGGGGGCCTTGACCTACCTTTTGTATATTGAAGGTTGCGTAAAACCGGGCGATGCGAGAGCGGAAAGAGCGGTGCATTTGCTGGAAGAGCGCGGGTTTGTGCTGCAAGGTGAGAATGGTTTATCATTTGAACCGATGTTGCAACTGGCCCAGGGCGATGCAACGGCAGAAAGGCCTAAGCGAATGCCTTTGCCGGCGGTTTATGCCCGCCTGGTAAAACGGTATGAACAGGCGAGCGGTCGATTTTTATCTGAACGGGATAAACGTGACTTGCTTCAGGTTTTGCAAAAGTACGGTTGGCCGGAAGAACTTGTTTATCAGGCCTTTTTGGCTTATGCGGACAATTACCGGCGCAAATACTATACTTTTTCGGCCTTTTGCCATATGGCTGGTCAGGCCGGTGTTGAAACCGTTGCAGATTTTCAAACCTTTTGCGAACAATTGGATTATGGCGTTAAAAAAGTGCGAGAAGTCCTTCAGCGGATCGGTAAGTACAATCAACCGACGGAAGCGCAGAAAAACTATTATATGAAGTGGCAGCAGGACTGGTCTTTCAGCCATGAGATGATTCTTTTGGCGGCCGATGAAACCATTAATGCCGATAATCCATCCATTGGCTATATTGATCGGGTTTTGGAAAGTTGGCACAAGGACAACCTTAAGACCCCTCAAGCCGTTTATCAACGCCGTCAAGAGCGTGACGCTGCCAGCAAAGAGCGTATTCGCGGGAACCGCAAGCAGATTGGCAACCGGGATTTCCAAGCACATACGCCGGAAGACTACGACAGCCTGGAGGAATGA
- a CDS encoding Asp23/Gls24 family envelope stress response protein → MDVFALIGPSGTGKSHHATEVAQQYDIDYIIDDGLLIHMGKKIAGQSAKAEPTMVAAVKTAIFMDPKCAADMRHTLQKEAPKRLLLLGTSEHMIDRIGQALALPALKQTIFIHDVVSAEEMALAQEMRREGKHVIPLSAVEVRKNFPGIWIRPIKELFMRKKGNERPLEKSIVRPKFSQFGKVSISEQVVIQLVNHLAKEHERLGRSIKTSVDINDWGVRIQCEANVRFGTPIQQAVQYFQEESIQMVENITGLSVRSIDVRVTGIYKE, encoded by the coding sequence ATGGATGTATTTGCATTGATTGGGCCGAGCGGGACCGGTAAAAGCCATCATGCTACGGAAGTGGCGCAGCAATATGACATTGACTATATTATTGATGACGGTCTTTTGATTCACATGGGCAAAAAAATCGCCGGGCAATCGGCCAAGGCTGAGCCCACCATGGTCGCAGCTGTTAAGACGGCTATTTTTATGGATCCGAAATGTGCAGCGGATATGCGCCATACCCTGCAAAAAGAAGCCCCGAAACGGCTTTTGCTTTTAGGGACCAGTGAACATATGATTGACCGCATTGGCCAGGCCTTGGCCTTGCCAGCGCTCAAGCAGACCATATTTATACATGATGTGGTGTCAGCTGAAGAGATGGCTTTGGCGCAGGAAATGCGCCGGGAAGGGAAGCATGTCATCCCGCTTTCGGCCGTAGAAGTGCGGAAAAATTTCCCAGGTATTTGGATTCGCCCCATTAAAGAGCTGTTTATGCGTAAAAAGGGCAATGAACGGCCCTTGGAAAAGTCCATTGTGCGGCCAAAGTTCTCTCAATTTGGGAAGGTCAGCATTTCAGAACAGGTGGTCATTCAGCTGGTGAACCATTTGGCCAAGGAACATGAGCGACTGGGGCGGTCGATAAAAACGAGTGTAGATATTAATGACTGGGGTGTGCGCATTCAATGTGAAGCAAATGTGCGCTTCGGCACGCCGATTCAGCAGGCAGTGCAGTATTTTCAGGAAGAAAGCATTCAAATGGTGGAAAATATCACCGGTTTAAGCGTTCGTTCCATTGATGTGCGTGTGACCGGTATTTATAAAGAATAG
- the sfsA gene encoding DNA/RNA nuclease SfsA, protein MIKLPELTDATFIQRRNRFIAQVELPDGQAVDAHLANTGRMRELLIPGRAVKIAPAHNPARKTKYDLFLIDQDGAWVCLRAAYANELADRWLASGLLAPYGLKGSWRREMKIGRHRFDFFLEAGEKPTILEVKSANFKKGHTALFPDAPTVRGRQHVESMLELSAAGYRCVLLMITMGQAVDELIFNRQNDAPLADAMAQAKAAGLDIIVMKSRFTETEAFFDGFLPIDWGRS, encoded by the coding sequence ATGATTAAATTACCTGAACTGACTGACGCTACATTTATACAGCGACGCAACCGTTTTATTGCGCAAGTAGAGCTGCCTGATGGTCAAGCGGTTGACGCGCATTTGGCCAATACGGGCCGGATGCGAGAATTGTTGATTCCGGGGCGGGCTGTGAAAATAGCACCGGCACATAATCCGGCGCGCAAGACCAAGTACGATCTTTTTCTGATTGATCAAGATGGCGCCTGGGTTTGCCTGCGGGCGGCCTATGCCAATGAGTTGGCAGACCGGTGGTTGGCATCGGGCTTGCTTGCGCCGTATGGGTTAAAGGGTTCTTGGCGGCGGGAAATGAAAATTGGCCGTCACCGGTTTGATTTTTTCCTGGAAGCAGGGGAAAAGCCAACCATTTTAGAGGTGAAATCGGCCAATTTCAAGAAGGGTCATACCGCTCTTTTTCCGGACGCCCCTACAGTGCGGGGGCGTCAACATGTGGAAAGCATGTTGGAACTGTCTGCAGCCGGCTATCGATGTGTCCTGCTGATGATCACCATGGGACAAGCAGTTGATGAGCTGATTTTTAACCGGCAAAACGATGCCCCTTTAGCCGATGCCATGGCGCAAGCAAAAGCAGCAGGACTTGATATTATCGTTATGAAATCCCGTTTTACAGAGACGGAAGCGTTTTTTGACGGCTTCCTGCCAATTGATTGGGGGCGGAGCTAA
- a CDS encoding septal ring lytic transglycosylase RlpA family protein, with amino-acid sequence MTKTIKSALASFALGAFLLTSVGMAQAAEPILWNQVDMIKTSGDLTYYPLRSVLEQTGVTIKWVGNEARTKLVLEAGGQSHQLILHADNQTLTSGDQTFGYQNVNGSLMLPLHFFMDVLDQASVSTNRTTGALAITPVNQDGKVGLRHLEAYVAEPKPQAPAAPAETCTYYQSGQATWYGAALHGNYTASGEPFNMYDLTAAHKTLPFGTRVKVTNLNNGLSVVVRITDRGPFAPGRVIDLSMAAAQQLNMISSGVAAVNLEIVG; translated from the coding sequence ATGACTAAGACCATTAAATCTGCCCTTGCATCTTTTGCTTTGGGGGCCTTTTTATTGACCAGCGTAGGGATGGCACAAGCCGCTGAACCTATTTTGTGGAATCAAGTAGATATGATTAAGACTTCCGGTGATTTGACCTACTATCCGCTCCGGAGTGTATTGGAACAGACAGGGGTTACCATCAAATGGGTTGGTAATGAGGCACGCACCAAGTTGGTACTGGAAGCCGGCGGTCAAAGCCATCAATTGATTCTTCATGCAGACAACCAGACCTTAACATCAGGGGACCAAACCTTTGGCTACCAAAATGTCAACGGTTCCCTCATGCTACCGCTGCACTTCTTTATGGACGTCCTAGACCAAGCAAGTGTCAGCACCAATCGCACGACAGGGGCCTTGGCCATTACACCAGTTAACCAGGACGGTAAGGTAGGCCTTCGCCATTTGGAAGCCTATGTCGCCGAACCGAAACCGCAAGCACCTGCGGCACCAGCGGAAACCTGCACCTATTATCAATCCGGACAAGCCACTTGGTATGGCGCCGCCTTACACGGCAATTACACTGCTAGTGGCGAACCCTTTAATATGTATGATTTAACCGCTGCCCATAAAACCCTGCCCTTCGGGACCCGGGTTAAGGTGACCAATTTAAATAACGGCTTGTCCGTGGTCGTCCGCATTACAGATCGCGGCCCCTTTGCCCCGGGACGCGTCATTGACCTGTCCATGGCGGCAGCTCAGCAATTGAATATGATTTCCAGCGGTGTCGCTGCTGTAAATCTTGAAATTGTCGGCTAA
- a CDS encoding type II toxin-antitoxin system PemK/MazF family toxin, with the protein MLRGDVYYADLSPVVGCEQDGFRPVLIVQNDVGNYHSPTTIILPITTKSEHGHIPTHIPIPADEKAIEAGSIILAEQIRTIDKSRLHKKICHLDGDLIKQVDQALKVSLGLTAGK; encoded by the coding sequence CTGCTTCGTGGCGATGTTTATTATGCAGATTTAAGCCCTGTTGTGGGTTGCGAGCAGGATGGCTTCCGGCCGGTTCTTATTGTCCAGAATGATGTCGGCAATTATCATAGTCCAACGACGATTATTTTGCCGATTACCACCAAAAGTGAGCATGGGCACATTCCGACACATATTCCCATTCCCGCCGATGAAAAAGCCATTGAAGCCGGGAGCATTATCTTAGCGGAACAAATTCGTACGATTGATAAAAGCCGTCTGCATAAAAAAATATGTCACCTTGATGGGGACTTGATTAAGCAAGTAGACCAGGCGCTGAAAGTCAGCTTAGGCTTGACTGCCGGTAAATGA
- a CDS encoding NAD(P)H-hydrate dehydratase: protein MYLLNRQEMKELDARAINQWHFPSLILMENAARSVTEALFNTYPDLLDRRIMFLCGPGNNGGDGLAVARMLHLKGAKVAVYIINEASDKKTSQDHAVNRKIIDHLSVRVFDIQREAQLRLLKANINHSDLLIDAMFGVGLNRPVSPLVREVITIVNEREVPVVAIDCPSGLNCDNGQAEGAVLQCQHTFTLSVPKMGFFCGLGREVCGELQVLDIGIPEEVVASMDIQTTVLTQENLKKAFPKRPKDCHKHQFGHVGIIAGSLGMSGAAVLAAKAALRAGAGLVSVLVDKRVYHEVATVLPEAMVRPVQWPSSSAVDWLLERADVVLIGPGLGLDEAKEETLRYLLDHADIPLVIDADGLTLLARQPQTVLAEHTGEVILTPHPGEFRRLNPKEEGDDRSRLLMAKAYAAENGVTLVLKGFQTVVAAADGRSAVNGINTPALATAGSGDVLAGLVAAFVGQDRPCYEAAGLAVALHGQCGQRCAERFGENATLAGDLIDVIAEELRRGE from the coding sequence TTGTACTTGCTGAATCGTCAGGAGATGAAGGAATTAGATGCGCGCGCCATCAATCAATGGCATTTCCCATCCCTGATTTTAATGGAAAACGCAGCGCGCAGCGTCACAGAAGCTTTATTTAACACCTATCCGGATCTTCTAGACCGCCGCATTATGTTTTTGTGCGGCCCGGGCAATAACGGCGGCGACGGTCTGGCAGTAGCCCGCATGCTCCACCTAAAAGGCGCCAAAGTTGCCGTATACATAATCAATGAAGCAAGCGATAAGAAAACCAGCCAAGATCATGCCGTTAACCGGAAAATCATCGATCATTTGTCTGTGCGGGTCTTTGACATCCAGCGAGAAGCCCAGCTGCGCTTATTAAAGGCCAATATCAACCACAGTGATTTGCTCATAGATGCCATGTTCGGCGTGGGCCTGAATCGGCCGGTTTCACCTCTGGTGCGCGAGGTCATCACCATCGTGAATGAGCGCGAAGTGCCGGTGGTGGCGATTGATTGTCCATCCGGTTTGAACTGCGACAATGGACAAGCGGAAGGGGCGGTCTTGCAGTGTCAGCATACATTCACCTTGTCGGTGCCGAAAATGGGCTTCTTTTGCGGCCTTGGTCGCGAAGTTTGTGGTGAATTGCAGGTTCTTGACATTGGTATTCCTGAAGAGGTTGTGGCCTCCATGGACATCCAGACCACCGTTTTGACCCAGGAAAATTTGAAAAAGGCCTTTCCAAAACGGCCTAAGGATTGCCATAAACATCAATTCGGCCATGTGGGCATTATTGCCGGCTCTCTTGGCATGAGTGGCGCTGCTGTTTTAGCGGCTAAGGCTGCCTTACGCGCAGGCGCCGGATTGGTCAGCGTCTTGGTGGACAAACGCGTCTATCATGAAGTGGCAACGGTTTTGCCGGAAGCCATGGTGCGTCCGGTGCAATGGCCGAGTAGTTCGGCTGTAGATTGGTTGCTGGAACGGGCGGACGTTGTTTTAATCGGTCCCGGCCTTGGCCTTGATGAGGCCAAGGAAGAAACCCTGCGCTATTTGCTGGATCATGCAGATATTCCCCTGGTGATTGACGCCGATGGGCTTACCCTCTTGGCGCGGCAACCGCAGACCGTCTTGGCGGAGCATACAGGTGAGGTTATTCTGACACCGCATCCCGGTGAATTTCGCCGGCTAAACCCCAAAGAAGAGGGGGATGACCGCTCACGCTTGCTGATGGCCAAAGCCTATGCTGCAGAAAATGGTGTGACCCTGGTGCTCAAGGGCTTCCAAACGGTTGTAGCAGCAGCAGACGGACGGAGTGCCGTAAATGGCATCAATACACCGGCCTTGGCCACCGCCGGTTCAGGAGATGTCCTGGCAGGTCTGGTCGCTGCTTTTGTGGGACAAGACAGACCCTGCTATGAAGCCGCCGGATTGGCCGTGGCCCTCCATGGGCAATGTGGCCAACGGTGTGCTGAACGGTTTGGTGAAAATGCCACCTTGGCAGGGGATTTGATTGACGTAATTGCTGAGGAGTTGCGCCGTGGAGAATGA
- a CDS encoding holo-ACP synthase, with translation MAVVGIGTDLCSVARIREAWSRHEQFCARICTAEERAYIGRSAERLAARFAAKEAAFKAFGLGLGPLGWHDVEVLHDDKGRPQLILSEKALAIAGEMGIERWQVSLSHEREMAIAVVILEGKVCTC, from the coding sequence ATGGCGGTCGTTGGCATCGGCACAGATTTATGCTCCGTTGCACGGATTCGTGAGGCGTGGTCACGTCATGAGCAATTCTGTGCCCGCATTTGTACGGCGGAAGAAAGGGCATACATCGGCAGGTCTGCAGAGCGGTTGGCCGCTCGCTTTGCCGCCAAGGAAGCGGCCTTTAAGGCTTTTGGCCTTGGCTTAGGGCCCTTGGGCTGGCACGATGTTGAAGTTTTGCATGACGATAAGGGCCGACCGCAGCTGATATTAAGTGAAAAAGCGCTGGCCATAGCAGGTGAGATGGGCATTGAGCGCTGGCAGGTGAGCCTCAGCCATGAACGAGAAATGGCCATCGCTGTTGTTATACTGGAGGGAAAAGTTTGTACTTGCTGA
- the glmM gene encoding phosphoglucosamine mutase translates to MNNLFGTDGVRGRVGQTLTPELAYRLGRAAGTVLAADAQGDHRTVVIGRDSRLSGQMLEAALTAGLTATGMDVISCGLIPTPAVAWLVRTYHAVAGVVISASHNPYWDNGIKFFNQAGLKLSDDKEDEIARLVEKTAELPYAAEDAIGQVMYDGEAVERYKDFLLQQAQFKACSLKAVVDCANGSASPIAEKLFSDLGLKVIMRANHPDGVNINADCGSTHMDGLIEAVLAEGADIGLAFDGDADRFLAVAADGSVIDGDQLMSIYAHDLQARGELDPNLLVVTVMSNLGLKLAMKKSGVDLVETQVGDRYVNEALTAHDGVLGGEQSGHIIFRRINSTGDGLLSALMLLNIMVRQGLSLKELAASMQRMPQILVNVKVRDKNAWADDERISAVIARVEAALGETGRVLVRASGTEPLLRVMVEGENKAEIDQLAHEIADEIDAVLGI, encoded by the coding sequence ATGAATAATTTATTTGGAACAGATGGCGTGCGCGGAAGAGTCGGCCAGACCTTGACGCCTGAATTGGCATATCGCCTGGGACGGGCAGCGGGCACTGTTTTGGCCGCTGATGCCCAAGGAGACCACCGCACCGTTGTCATCGGCCGCGACAGCCGCTTATCCGGTCAAATGTTGGAAGCGGCCCTGACTGCCGGATTGACCGCCACCGGCATGGATGTCATCAGCTGCGGACTTATTCCCACGCCGGCGGTGGCCTGGCTTGTCCGTACTTATCATGCGGTGGCCGGTGTGGTGATTTCCGCTTCTCACAATCCCTATTGGGATAACGGGATTAAGTTCTTTAACCAAGCCGGATTGAAATTAAGTGATGACAAAGAAGATGAGATTGCTCGTTTAGTGGAAAAGACGGCTGAACTTCCCTACGCAGCGGAAGATGCCATCGGCCAAGTGATGTACGATGGGGAAGCCGTTGAACGGTATAAGGATTTTCTCCTCCAACAAGCGCAGTTTAAAGCTTGCTCGTTAAAAGCTGTCGTTGATTGTGCCAATGGTTCAGCCAGCCCCATTGCGGAAAAATTATTTTCCGACTTGGGCTTAAAAGTTATTATGCGGGCCAACCATCCGGATGGGGTTAACATTAACGCCGACTGCGGGTCGACGCATATGGATGGGCTCATTGAGGCTGTCCTGGCTGAAGGAGCAGACATTGGGCTGGCTTTTGACGGGGATGCCGATCGGTTCTTGGCGGTGGCTGCTGACGGAAGCGTTATTGATGGTGACCAGCTGATGTCTATTTATGCGCATGATTTGCAGGCACGTGGTGAACTGGATCCGAATCTTTTGGTTGTAACCGTTATGAGCAACCTGGGGCTGAAATTGGCCATGAAAAAAAGTGGGGTTGATCTTGTAGAAACCCAGGTTGGTGATCGATATGTTAATGAAGCCTTGACGGCGCATGATGGTGTGCTCGGCGGTGAACAGTCAGGACATATTATTTTTAGACGGATTAACAGCACCGGTGATGGGCTGCTCTCGGCCTTGATGCTGCTCAATATTATGGTGCGGCAGGGCCTGTCTTTGAAAGAATTGGCGGCCTCCATGCAGCGTATGCCGCAAATTTTGGTTAACGTTAAAGTACGGGATAAAAATGCCTGGGCAGATGATGAACGGATCTCAGCGGTTATTGCCAGGGTGGAAGCTGCACTCGGTGAGACGGGTCGCGTCCTGGTGCGGGCTTCAGGAACGGAGCCCCTGTTGCGGGTGATGGTTGAGGGCGAAAACAAAGCAGAAATCGATCAATTGGCCCATGAGATTGCCGATGAAATCGATGCGGTCTTAGGCATATAA
- a CDS encoding CdaR family protein produces MKKPEIKNPGLKILALGLAVLLWFYVGIEKNPFETRYFQVPVTYEHLDEEMSVNSPTKQVSITVRARTNQFESLTAGDFTASVDLSKVRVGDNTVPVNVKSPGHVQVTKVSPGEIVVTAERLDGKRFPVQVQEIGALPNGEKVKSYQAQPGDVFVAGDPGVLKNVAKAVVQVQLGDIYESGVLDLPVVLLDAKGQVLHLTGVVVKPKSVNLTITLNKDAREKTVAVVPTVNGKAADGYVLTAAKAEPETITVSGPADILADVDQVTTETIDITNMQNNRQVTVSLKLPQGVRAAGKGDIRVNLSFAKKKEASLEAEIPIEIQQLSTGLNAELNQSMVRVRYVPIGGSTQVYAVVDASGLGVGQHRVDVNAYTSDGSVVEQVVPQQVTVTIT; encoded by the coding sequence ATGAAAAAACCGGAAATAAAAAATCCAGGTCTGAAAATATTGGCTTTGGGCCTGGCTGTTTTGCTGTGGTTTTACGTGGGCATTGAAAAGAACCCGTTTGAAACACGGTATTTTCAAGTGCCGGTGACCTATGAGCATTTAGATGAAGAAATGTCCGTTAACAGTCCGACGAAACAGGTTTCTATTACGGTGCGGGCACGGACCAACCAGTTTGAATCCCTTACAGCCGGTGATTTTACGGCATCGGTGGACTTGAGCAAGGTGCGTGTCGGCGATAACACGGTGCCGGTTAATGTCAAATCGCCGGGGCATGTACAGGTGACGAAGGTGTCTCCAGGTGAAATCGTTGTAACGGCAGAGCGGTTGGACGGGAAAAGGTTCCCGGTGCAAGTTCAGGAAATCGGTGCCTTGCCGAATGGTGAAAAGGTCAAATCTTACCAGGCCCAACCGGGCGACGTTTTTGTTGCCGGTGACCCCGGTGTGCTTAAAAACGTTGCTAAAGCAGTTGTCCAGGTTCAATTAGGAGATATTTACGAGTCAGGTGTATTGGACTTGCCGGTGGTGCTTTTAGACGCGAAAGGTCAGGTCTTGCACTTGACGGGGGTCGTCGTGAAACCAAAAAGTGTTAATTTGACGATTACCCTGAACAAGGATGCAAGAGAGAAGACGGTTGCTGTGGTTCCTACAGTGAACGGGAAAGCTGCGGACGGCTATGTGTTGACCGCTGCCAAGGCGGAACCTGAGACCATCACGGTTAGCGGTCCGGCAGATATTCTGGCGGATGTTGATCAAGTCACAACAGAGACGATTGACATTACCAATATGCAAAATAATCGCCAAGTCACTGTGTCCTTGAAACTGCCTCAAGGGGTACGCGCCGCAGGTAAAGGGGATATTCGGGTAAATCTGTCGTTTGCAAAGAAAAAAGAAGCGTCTCTTGAAGCGGAGATCCCCATCGAGATACAACAGCTGAGCACCGGTTTAAATGCTGAACTTAATCAGTCGATGGTACGGGTCAGGTATGTGCCAATCGGTGGGTCTACCCAAGTCTATGCCGTTGTTGATGCATCAGGTTTAGGTGTTGGTCAACACCGGGTGGATGTCAATGCTTATACCAGTGACGGATCGGTTGTGGAGCAAGTGGTGCCACAACAAGTAACAGTGACGATTACTTAA
- the cdaA gene encoding diadenylate cyclase CdaA → MQSFMQGLPAIVYPINILDILIIAFVIYKIIEMISGTRAEQLAKGILILIAFSAFSELIGLSTINWVLVQVQRMLIVAIPVIFAPEMRRALEKLGKGKVWRRRRVSEAEDAVTRRIDRIMGCLQASAGTKTGVLIVIARESRLEEYTATGIQLDALVSTALLNNIFVINTPLHDGAVIIDGDRIVAASCYLPLSDNRNISKALGTRHRAGIGLTEVSDAVVCIVSEETGSISIACDGKLSYDLSFKETNQFLQEALVQHEGQLPFWKKWQVFQ, encoded by the coding sequence ATGCAGAGCTTTATGCAGGGTTTACCGGCGATTGTTTATCCAATCAACATTTTGGATATTTTAATCATCGCTTTTGTTATTTATAAAATTATTGAAATGATTTCCGGCACCCGGGCCGAGCAGTTGGCAAAGGGGATTTTGATCCTTATTGCCTTCAGTGCCTTTAGTGAATTGATTGGCCTGTCGACGATTAATTGGGTTTTGGTGCAAGTTCAGCGGATGTTGATTGTGGCGATTCCTGTTATTTTTGCGCCGGAGATGCGGCGGGCGCTTGAAAAACTCGGTAAGGGGAAGGTCTGGCGCCGTCGACGGGTTAGTGAAGCGGAAGATGCGGTTACGCGCCGTATTGACCGGATTATGGGCTGCTTGCAGGCCTCTGCCGGTACGAAAACAGGGGTCTTAATTGTTATTGCACGTGAGAGTCGGTTGGAAGAGTATACGGCCACGGGCATCCAATTGGATGCTTTGGTCTCAACGGCCTTGCTGAATAATATTTTTGTCATTAATACGCCACTTCATGATGGGGCGGTGATTATTGATGGCGATCGTATTGTAGCGGCCAGCTGTTACTTGCCCTTGTCCGATAACCGCAATATTTCAAAGGCTCTTGGCACGCGCCATCGGGCTGGAATTGGCTTAACGGAAGTCAGCGATGCGGTGGTCTGTATTGTTTCTGAAGAAACGGGCAGCATTTCCATTGCTTGCGATGGGAAACTGTCCTATGACTTGTCTTTTAAGGAGACCAACCAATTTTTACAGGAAGCCTTGGTGCAGCATGAAGGGCAGCTTCCCTTTTGGAAGAAGTGGCAGGTGTTTCAATGA